The proteins below come from a single Drosophila busckii strain San Diego stock center, stock number 13000-0081.31 chromosome X, ASM1175060v1, whole genome shotgun sequence genomic window:
- the LOC108605460 gene encoding uncharacterized protein LOC108605460 yields the protein MVRNKDDDKDEAVACSATVVNSNNTNKAIPISPNNEASNVTPGTGPVRTTGRVKKPKQVYDPSDNYISRVSRNSLPAPSTQSTPEQPVATLNNIVPKIEAANDDVVPSTTGIKTEEPDDGVALSFSQFELKHHLDTCMKCRKSEPKRGSGYKSNFLTCKACSMKWHFDCVPIQFEILTNARKRYKCERCRRCNGCLTGRSSSSPREMVVCCVCVNAYHLPCHWPRIPRSKLTDPKWRCSNCDCDYGPNQFDGESTSPPRKGKAGRKKRNNSDPSAATNGSKKPCAKQLGVIKLEPEDENKPGSSSSNTSNSSVVLIHEVEDKKIKVERPTSPTDSLPLASLSLAVLGIEREETKPVLTVAGPGTVHSWSVDQVVRYVKRLYPHEAEVFRAQEIDGGALMVLTRQDIIDRFGLKLGPALRVYELVLAMQTGIDDITLAWND from the exons ATGGTGCGCAACAAGGACGACGACAAGGATGAAGCCGTGGCTTGCAGTGCGACCGTGGTTAACAGTAACAATACCAACAAAGCCATTCCCATTTCTCCGAATAATGAAGCCAGCAACGTTACACCAGGCACAGGCCCAGTGCGCACAACGGGTCGCGTTAAG AAACCAAAGCAAGTTTACGATCCATCCGACAATTATATATCACGCGTCTCGCGTAATTCGCTACCGGCGCCAAGCACGCAATCGACTCCAGAACAGCCAGTTGCTACGCTAAACAACATTGTGCCAAAAATTGAGGCAGCAAACGATGATGTAGTGCCATCGACGACAGGAATTAAAACAGAGGAACCAGATGACGGTGTGGCATTGTCATTCTCACAATTTGAGCTAAAGCACCATCTGGATACATGCATGAAATGCAGAAAGAGTGAGCCAAAGCGTGGCTCTGGCTACAAGAGTAACTTTCTCACCTGCAAAGCGTGCAGCATGAAAT GGCACTTTGATTGTGTGCCGATACAATTTGAGATTTTAACAAATGCCCGTAAGCGCTACAAATGCGAGAGATGCCGCCGTTGCAATGGCTGCCTTACCGGCCGGAGCTCTTCGAGCCCCAGAGAAATGGTTGTGTGCTGCGTCTGCGTGAATGCTTACCATCTTCCGTGCCATTGGCCCCGCATACCGCGCTCCAAGTTGACAGATCCCAAGTGGAGATGCAGCAATTGCGATTGTGACTATGGTCCTAATCAGTTCGATGGCGAGTCAACGTCACCGCCACGCAAGGGCAAGGCAGGTCGAAAGAAACGCAACAATTCTGACCCTTCTGCCGCCACCAATGGCAGTAAGAAGCCCTGCGCCAAACAACTGGGAGTCATCAAGCTTGAGCCGGAGGACGAAAATAAGCCGGGATCGAGCTCGTCcaacacaagcaacagctCGGTAGTGCTTATCCACGAGGTGGAagacaagaaaataaaagtagaACGTCCAACCTCACCCACAGACTCCTTGCCCCTGGCTTCGCTCTCCCTCGCCGTACTTGgcatagagagagaggaaaCTAAACCAGTGCTCACCGTGGCCGGTCCCGGGACCGTGCACAGCTGGAGCGTTGATCAAGTTGTTCGTTATGTGAAGAGGCTCTATCCCCACGAGGCAGAAGTTTTCAGGGCTCAGGAGATTGATGGCGGCGCTTTAATGGTGCTCACGCGGCAGGATATCATTGATCGTTTCGGGCTCAAGCTTGGACCAGCTCTGCGCGTCTACGAGCTAGTATTGGCCATGCAGACGGGCATCGATGACATAACTCTCGCTTGGAATGACTAA
- the LOC108605465 gene encoding translation initiation factor eIF-2B subunit beta: protein MREQPLKEVTQLIHAIKMGLVEGSYNITNKTLDIFKYIIMSKSWHSADELMRIVRAQSRILQAALPQETVTSNIARRILKLTREEFDLLQAKVQHFADDSQASLSLHKLVTQTSESNVSVDYSLPQQGLREALLDHLQEVETELDTSSENISVQAEEHIHSSEIILTLGHSRSVENFLKRAIKKRQFLTIIVAECAPACRGHNLAATLANEKNVEIIVIPDSSIFAMMSRINKVIIGTHSVLANGGLRAACGAYTVALAAKHYSVPVIVLAPMYKLSPLHLCEQDAFNMVGCAEDVIAYDSVASREAKVYSPMFDYVPPELVTLFISNTGGHAPTYVYRLLTELYHPEDLEI, encoded by the exons ATGCGTGAGCAACCACTTAAGGAAGTCACACAGCTCATCCATGCCATCAAAATGGG cttggTCGAAGGCTCTTACAACATTACCAACAAGACGCTGGATATcttcaaatatattattatgagCAAAAGCTGGCACAGTGCAGA CGAGCTAATGCGAATTGTGCGCGCACAGTCGCGCATattgcaggcagcgctgccacaGGAGACAGTCACCTCAAATATTGCTCGACGCATATTGAAACTAACGCGCGAAGAGTTTGATCTGCTGCAGGCCAAGGTGCAGCATTTTGCGGACGACTCCCAAGCATCGCTGTCGCTGCACAAACTTGTCACACAGACAAGCGAAAGCAACGTCAGCGTGGACTATTCACTGCCGCAGCAGGGATTACGGGAAGCGTTGCTCGATCATCTGCAGGAAGTGGAAACAGAACTGGACACCAGCTCCGAGAACATAAGTGTGCAGGCTGAAGAGCATATACACTCCTCAGAGATTATACTAACACTGGGGCATTCACGCAGCGTGGAAAACTTTCTTAAGCGCGCAATCAAGAAGCGACAATTTCTAACCATTATTGTGGCCGAATGCGCGCCAGCCTGCAGA GGCCACAATCTAGCCGCAACGCTTGCTAATGAAAAGAACGTGGAAATTATAGTCATACCCGATAGCTCCATATTCGCTATGATGTCGCGCATCAACAAGGTCATCATAGGAACACACAGTGTGCTGGCCAATGGAGGACTGCGCGCTGCATGCGGTGCCTACACGGTGGCCCTGGCCGCCAAGCATTACTCCGTGCCGGTAATCGTACTGGCGCCCATGTACAAGCTATCACCTCTGCATTTGTGCGAGCAGGATGCATTCAACATGGTGGGCTGTGCGGAGGATGTCATTGCGTATGACTCAGTGGCGTCACGTGAGGCGAAGGTCTACAGTCCCATGTTTGATTATGTGCCACCCGAGCTAGTCACGCTATTTATATCCAACAC TGGCGGACATGCGCCAACCTATGTGTATCGATTGCTTACAGAACTTTATCATCCCGAGGATTTGGAGATCTAA
- the LOC108605458 gene encoding WW domain-binding protein 11 → MGRRSINTTKSGKYMNPTDQARKEARKKELKKNKRQRQMVRAAVLKNKDPAQILEEMEKIDEMEYNVLQPSPLNEKVLRDKRKKLKETFDRVMRLYHNDEPEHWAELKRKEVEYEKKRLKKQQYYESVKHAQSVQIDEIPLPAPVTAANANGGNGNATNTASTALNSNFTGGPGGIRVPPPPMTLALPPFAPGAPPGVSKRDGDTTGSSYTEADKSKDDEDKEWLGVPPGPPPDLFAMSELDSDAESDYDGEPLGHPKQSIDDFMKEMEHVHKRKHRKLQSDEDSDQDHSSYKDDNKSDNAGDRKSPRARRRDSRTSSNDYDDYDDDDDLDDDSDSDAKSFTASRDVPKTKPTPTAAAASNNPAHVTPAPAPPRAPELPAIPLPPSSAPAPPQLPPMGPPPPGIMFRPPPMRPPAPGMPDFRMRVPLLPPLGARPPPILRMGIRMPPGPPPGLPPRMNHPKQHNNVINPPPGKDQAKGITTITAKPQIRNLSADVTRFVPSTLRVKREDQRRVARVKHAGGGRDGGGNEASERNSHVPAAETNKPPTKDDAYLQFMNEMQGLL, encoded by the exons atgggGCGACGCTCCATAAATACCACTAAAAGTGGCAAATACATGAATCCCACGGATCAGGCGC GCAAGGAGGCACGCAAAAAAGAGCTCAAGAAGAATAAGCGCCAGCGCCAAATGGTGCGAGCAGCCGTACTCAAAAACAAGGATCCCGCACAAATATTGGAAGAAATGGAGAAGATTGACGAAATGG AGTACAATGTGCTCCAGCCGTCGCCGCTGAATGAGAAGGTGCTACGTGACAAACGTAAGAAACTAAAGGAGACTTTCGATCGCGTCATGAGACTATAT CACAATGATGAGCCTGAGCACTGGGCGGAACTGAAACGCAAGGAGGTGGAGTACGAGAAGAAGCGCCTTAAAAAGCAGCAGTACTATGAGAGCGTAAAGCATGCCCAGAGTGTGCAGATCGATGAGATTCCCTTGCCAGCACCGGTGACAGCAGCTAATGCGAAtggtggcaatggcaatgccaccAATACCGCTTCCACTGCTCTGAACAGCAACTTTACCGGCGGACCGGGTGGCATACGCGTTCCACCGCCGCCAATGACGCTTGCGCTACCGCCGTTTGCGCCTGGCGCGCCGCCCGGCGTATCCAAGCGTGATGGCGAcacaactggcagcagctacaCTGAGGCGGATAAATCCAAAGACGATGAAGACAAGGAATGGCTGGGTGTGCCGCCCGGACCGCCGCCAGATCTGTTTGCCATGTCAGAGCTCGACTCGGATGCGGAGAGTGACTACGATGGCGAACCGCTGGGCCATCCCAAGCAGAGTATCGATGATTTCATGAAGGAAATGGAGCATGTGCACAAGCGCAAGCATCGCAAGCTGCAGAGCGATGAGGACAGCGACCAAGACCATTCTAGCTACAAGGATGACAACAAGTCAGATAATGCTGGTGACCGCAAATCGCCCAGAGCACGGCGTCGTGACAGCAGAACCAGCAGCAATGATTATGATGATtacgatgacgacgatgatTTGGATGATGACTCAGACAGCGATGCAAAGTCGTTCACTGCCAGCAGGGATGTTCCCAAAACTAAGCCTACGcctacagctgcagcagcctcGAATAATCCTGCTCATGTTACACCAGCTCCAGCGCCGCCCAGAGCGCCTGAACTGCCTGCCATACCACTGCCACCCAGTAGTGCTCCTGCGCCGCCACAGCTGCCGCCCATGGGACCGCCTCCGCCTGGTATTATGTTCCGACCGCCGCCCATGCGGCCACCTGCGCCTGGCATGCCTGATTTCCGAATGCGAGTTCCGCTGCTGCCACCGCTCGGAGCACGTCCGCCGCCCATTTTACGCATGGGCATACGCATGCCACCCGGACCGCCGCCTGGACTGCCGCCGCGCATGAATCATCccaagcagcacaacaacgTAATCAATCCGCCGCCAGGCAAGGACCAGGCCAAGGGTATCACCACCATAACAGCGAAACCTCAAATCAG GAATCTGAGCGCTGATGTCACTCGGTTTGTGCCCTCCACACTACGCGTCAAACGCGAGGATCAGCGCCGTGTCGCCAGAGTCAAGCATGCGGGTGGCGGCcgcgacggcggcggcaacgaGGCCAGCGAGCGCAACAGTCACGTGCCCGCCGCCGAGACCAACAAGCCACCCACCAAAGACGACGCCTATCTGCAGTTCATGAACGAGATGCAGGGCCTGCTCTAG
- the LOC108605466 gene encoding phosphoglycolate phosphatase 2 has translation MSPRHILELSVEEQRAFSDSFDMVVSDCDGVLWLLDGWIPGTGEAINALKSAGKSIKFVSNNSFRSDEQYMEKFAHIGAEQVQHDDIVHPVKTMVRYLKKHMPNQRVFSLMSLEANETLRKNGIEYESLEVNEHLTCAKMLDCLLIEKPCEAVLFDIHLDMSYVQLCKAIYHLQLNHACKLIAGGTDVIMPLTKDLNVPGFYFLLEHIQRFTKREPIYLGKPSPLLGDNLKEMFHIDEPSRCIFVGDMLVQDIQFGKSLGFQSLLVLSGSQTKEDMLAAEPEAQPDYYADSLADFIQLLKNIE, from the exons ATGTCGCCTCGCCATATACTAGAGCTTAGCGTGGAGGAGCAGCGCGCATTCAGCGACTCCTTTGATATGGTCGTCAGTGACTGCGATGGAGTACTCTGGTTGCTGGACGGCTGGATACCGGGCACTGGCGAGGCCATTAATGCGCTCAAAAGTGCTGGCAAGTCCATCAAGTTTGTGTCCAACAACAGCTTCCGCAGCGACGAACAGTATATGGAGAAGTTCGCTCACATTGGCGCCGAGCAAGTGCAGCACGATGATATTGTGCATCCGGTCAAGACAATGGTACGCTATTTGAAGAAACACATGCCCAATCAGCGTGTCTTCTCCCTAATGTCACTCGAAGCCAATGAAACGTTGCGTAAGAACGGCATCGAGTACGAGTCGCTG GAAGTCAACGAGCACTTGACGTGTGCCAAGATGTTGGATTGCTTGCTCATTGAGAAGCCGTGTGAAGCAGTGCTCTTCGATATACACTTGGACATGTCCTATGTGCAACTGTGCAAAGCCATATACCATCTGCAACTAAACCATGCCTGTAAGCTCATAGCAGGCGGCACCGATGTTATAATGCCGTTAACCAAGGATCTCAATGTGCccggtttttattttttactggAGCACATCCAACGCTTTACGAAACGAGAGCCAATCTATTTGGGCAAGCCCTCTCCGTTGCTGGGTGACAATCTCAAGGAGATGTTTCATATAGATGAGCCAAGCCGTTGCATCTTCGTGGGCGATATGCTGGTGCAGGATATACAGTTTGGTAAATCCTTGGGCTTTCAATCCTTGCTGGTGCTGTCCGGCAGTCAAACCAAAGAAGATATGCTAGCCGCTGAGCCCGAGGCGCAGCCCGATTACTACGCCGACAGCTTGGCTGATTTCATCcagttgttaaaaaatattgagtag
- the LOC108605457 gene encoding E3 ubiquitin-protein ligase siah-1: MSSSGNSSSVEEKLKNGHSTGESLKPLASEQINAQRRLFLNSTINEEHHTDDSQQAIETVTATVPETAMAMATATLIAESPTPELRKRQPPCTLGLNVKYATLPSPSVAATTAMRSPLSPPPKPPMLSRTRSTGSGDSRTPLTNGESLAQRHSVNDAVLAAAAAAPAPASNPPSTITAATSAAQATVSATPDTATPSISAKHYESLIEELRCPGCASPMKSPVLLCKSGHSICEQCTRILLMCPLCKEGFTNCRSLTVEALCAKAHFGCSHASGGCQARMPVALLPWHEQQCIYKPMKCFMGRVWGECKWQGREVQWKQHLEEQHTDKLFRAASVDLVWDMSQRSKPLTGYYVFQAHEEMFNFYEIHDKQRILFTMTCTSNRRESKYNYAYEVTLLQPDNDALSLTQKFPVHSEYDKDILMDGTCVSINVNELARFLDEDRLLHYRVSVVAVNSPRRIKPARQSAPMAIDYQQSGNVAVNGKSVPASMIITRTYKEALGETGTEECQELERKWGTPQLHFNRKYLRNSSSAEASTPAAAEDVLTPLTDKRSAALYNEDKLSLCSNTSYTKKVSQSLRRSFRTLKVELAELRPFAKKSSPTKSSPSSVDKAVDT, translated from the exons atgagcagcagcggcaacagcagcagcgttgaggAGAAGCTCAAGAATGGCCACAGCACTGGAGAATCACTGAAGCCGCTGGCCAGCGAGCAAATCAATGCACAGCGTCGACTTTTTCTCAACAGCACCATCAATGAGGAGCACCACACCGATGATAGTCAGCAGGCGATAGAGACGGTAACGGCAACGGTACCGGaaacggcaatggcaatggcaacagcaacgctaATCGCGGAATCGCCAACACCAGAGCTGAGAAAACGGCAGCCGCCCTGCACCTTGGGACTGAATGTTAAATACGCTACGTTGCCGAGTCCCTCAGTGGCGGCAACTACGGCTATGCGCTCGCCGCTCTCTCCGCCACCCAAGCCGCCCATGCTGAGTCGCACGCGCAGCACAGGCTCTGGCGACAGTCGCACGCCACTGACCAATGGCGAAAGTCTCGCGCAACGTCACAGCGTCAACGATGCCGtccttgcagcagcagcagcagctccagctccagcttcaaACCCACCGTCAACCATCACAgctgcaacatcagcagctCAAGCCACAGTCAGCGCTACGCCGGATACAGCGACGCCCAGCATATCAGCCAAGCACTATGAAAGCCTGATTGAGGAGCTGCGCTGTCCCGGCTGCGCCTCACCCATGAAATCACCGGTGCTGCTTTGCAAGAGCGGCCACAGCATCTGTGAGCAGTGCACCCGTATTCTGCTCATGTGCCCACTCTGCAAG GAGGGATTCACCAACTGCCGCTCGCTGACCGTGGAGGCGTTATGTGCGAAGGCGCACTTTGGCTGCAGTCACGCCTCGGGCGGCTGCCAGGCGCGCATGCCGGTGGCGTTGCTGCCTTGGCATGAGCAGCAGTGCATCTACAAGCCGATGAAATGCTTCATGGGACGCGTGTGGGGCGAGTGCAAGTGGCAGGGGCGCGAGGTGCAGTGGAAGCAGCATCTGGAGGAGCAGCACACGGACAAGCTGTTCCGGGCGGCGAGCGTGGATCTGGTGTGGGATATGAGTCAGCGCAGCAAACCGCTCACCGGCTACTATGTGTTCCAGGCGCACGAGGAGATGTTCAACTTCTATGAGATACACGACAAGCAGCGCATACTCTTCACCATGACATGCACCTCGAATCGTCGCGAGAGCAAGTACAACTATGCCTACGAGGTGACGCTACTGCAGCCGGACAACGATGCGCTCTCGCTGACGCAGAAGTTTCCCGTGCACAGCGAGTACGACAAGGATATACTCATGGACGGCACATGCGTAAGCATTAACGTCAACGAGCTGGCGCGCTTTCTGGATGAGGACAGG ctgctgcattatAGAGTGAGCGTAGTGGCTGTCAACTCGCCACGTCGCATTAAGCCGGCACGCCAGAGCGCTCCCATGGCCATTGACTATCAGCAATCCGGCAATGTGGCCGTCAATGGCAAGAGCGTCCCCGCCAGCATGATAATTACACGCACGTATAAGGAAGCGCTCGGCGAAACAGGGACGGAAGAGTGCCAGGAGCTGGAGCGCAAGTGGGGCACACCGCAGCTGCACTTTAACCGCAAATACTTGAGAAACTCCAGCAGCGCCGAGGCCAGCACGCCTGCTGCGGCGGAGGATGTGTTAACGCCTCTGACGGACAAGCGATCCGCTGCTCTATACAACGAGGACAAGCTCAGCCTGTGCAGCAACACCAGTTACACCAAGAAGGTATCACAGTCACTGCGTCGCAGTTTCCGCACGCTCAAAGTGGAGCTCGCCGAGCTGCGTCCCTTTGCCAAAAAGTCCAGTCCGACCAAAAGCTCGCCCAGCAGTGTGGACAAAGCCGTAGACACTTGA
- the LOC108605039 gene encoding uncharacterized protein LOC108605039, protein MEDANAVFDRISRAFSELHITNDNGNVTNMAQGQESSGSHNLSCSEPQRETDVDSSDDTDVIVADSSLESSEVHSVFSHWSDTETDSTAERATDNNLESDEDIIPETASETESNTSSNVYSTMDNFMSTPTKRKHDGYCRSRQDKSFRNSLAITFSPKDHASPVVPSTPTPTTRTRSGRAVRTMLDNKFDYSLKQQDEDDEDSLDDTDDDPDFSDTEEEEEDDDEEALLEPSTPKIKQRRISFHSSSETSPTEEHPLIYLNLRQPVAIVSSKPTADPRVDDDVELQKRMKKLLGLASTQRRLYNPMQNYDIPDDHMIEDTPALTLSSRLYPSSNAPTFLLPKVNGTINAVPSPMRAVRPAVLNASTLTDNISALILHNIVQRANADYFESQTPQHLKEPIDLNDLPSTDQRAHNCKKHQKIISQLQPNPELYSFIDSLRLDTPLNLCHPLALSYRHADLTTNRSLLARTLFDVLNHQIFYCGLHANIRWQYSMNRPSVVEHSIDAGGKRCSRIILWKNIKEVGMLIEGLLHEMCHAAAFVFHGETGHGDNCRKWAYRAKTLLPELPQVPDCEPSYKYSCLLCGNRSTGSVKFEDQQQQLRCYYCQFELHVDTCSIDNIHNLSLTEQQVTPFRQYVRENYLKCPERTYSAKLTTLNAQYMAQAAVNLGNFR, encoded by the exons ATGGAAGATGCAAATGCAGTTTTTGATCGCATAAGCAGAGCTTTTAGTGAACTACACATAACAAATGACAATGGCAACGTTACAAACATGGCTCAG GGCCAAGAGTCGAGCGGCAGTCACAACCTATCGTGTAGTGAGCCCCAAAGAGAGACTGATGTAGACAGTAGTGACGACACGGACGTTATTGTTGCGGATTCTTCTTTAGAATCGTCAGAGGTACACTCTGTCTTTTCACATTGGAGCGACACGGAAACAGATTCTACAGCTGAGAGGGCCACTGACAACAATCTAGAGTCTGATGAAGACATCATACCCGAAACCGCAAGCGAGACCGAAAGCAACACAAGTAGCAATG tgtaTAGCACTATGGACAACTTTATGAGCACACCTACTAAACGTAAGCATGACGGCTACTGCCGCAGCAGACAGGATAAAT CCTTTAGAAACAGTCTTGCGATAACTTTTAGTCCCAAGGATCATGCGTCACCAGTTGTTCCttcaacgccaacgccaacaacaagaacgCGCAGTGGGCGCGCTGTTCGCACTATGTTGGATAACAAGTTCGATTATTCCTTGAAGCAGCAAGATGAAGATGATGAGGATTCATTAGATGATACAGATGATGACCCAGACTTTAGTGAcactgaagaagaagaagaagacgacgacgaagaAGCGCTACTAGAGCCCAGCACACCCAAAATCAAACAACGCCGCATCTCGTTTCATAGTAGCAGCGAGACCAGCCCTACGGAAGAGCACCCTCTTATTTACCTCAATCTACGCCAGCCTGTAGCCATAGTGAGCTCCAAGCCAACAGCAGACCCAAgagttgatgatgatgtggaACTGCAAAAGCGCATGAAAAAGCTGTTAGGCTTAGCTTCAACGCAGCGACGACTTTACAATCCTATGCAAAACTATGATATTCCTGATGACCATATGATTGAAGATACGCCCGCGCTAACGCTCAGCAGCCGGCTATATCCTAGCAGTAATGCACCCACTTTTCTGTTACCGAAAGTCAATGGCACTATAAATGCAGTGCCCAGTCCAATGCGAGCCGTCAGACCTGCTGTGCTTAACGCCAGCACCCTAACAGATAATATAAGTGCCCTAATCTTGCACAATATCGTGCAGCGTGCTAATGCAGATTACTTTGAAAGTCAGACGCCGCAGCACCTCAAAGAGCCCATAGATCTGAACGACTTGCCCAGTACAGACCAGCGGGCTCACAACTGTAAAAAGCACCAAAAAATCATAAGCCAATTGCAACCCAATCCGGAGCTATACAGCTTTATCGACTCACTGAGAC TGGACACACCCCTAAATCTCTGTCATCCTTTGGCGCTGAGCTATCGGCATGCTGATTTAACCACAAACAGAAGCTTGCTGGCACGTACGCTATTCGATGTGCTCAATCATCAGATATTTTACTGTGGTCTGCATGCCAACATCAGGTGGCAATACAGTATGAATCGGCCCAGCGTAGTGGAGCACAGCATTGATGCGGGCGGCAAGCGTTGCTCACGCATTATACTCTGGAAGAATATCAAGGAGGTGGGCATGCTAATAGAGGGATTGCTGCATGAAATGTGTCATGCCGCTGCGTTTGTTTTCCACGGCGAAACAGGACATGGCGACAATTGTCGCAAGTG GGCATATCGAGCTAAAACCCTGTTGCCGGAGCTGCCACAGGTGCCTGATTGCGAGCCTAGCTACAAATACAGTTGCCTGCTCTGTGGCAATCGCTCCACGGGCAGCGTTAAGTTCGAggatcaacagcagcagctgcgttgcTACTATTGCCAGTTCGAGCTGCATGTGGACACCTGCAGCATTGACAACATACACAATCTATCGCTAACAGAGCAACAAGTCACTCCCTTTAGACAATATGTGCGCGAAAATTACTTGAAATGTCCAGAGCGAACTTATAGCGCTAAGCTGACTACACTAAACGCACAGTACATGGCGCAGGCGGCGGTGAATCTAGGCAATTTtagataa
- the LOC108605464 gene encoding UDP-N-acetylglucosamine transporter, translating to MNIHVNANTLKYISLLTLTLQNAILGLSMRYARTRPGEIFLSSTAVLMAEFAKLITCLVLVFNEEGKDAQRFIRSLHRTIIANPMDTLKVCVPSLVYIVQNNLLYVSASHLDAATYQVTYQLKILTTAMFAVVILRRKLLTTQWGALVLLVMGIVMVQLAQTDGGDKSESSDVAAAAAATAGEATDATLPVQNRMLGLWAALGACFLSGFAGIYFEKILKGAEISVWMRNVQLSLLSIPFGLLTCFVNDGSHIYNNGFFYGYDGFVCYLVLLQAGGGLIVAVVVKYADNILKGFATSLAIIISCIASIYIFNFNLTLQFSAGAALVIASIFMYGYDPGRAANVKSHATTSADEEKLLPRV from the exons ATGAACATACACG TTAATGCCAATACGCTTAAGTACATAAGCCTGCTAACATTAACTCTACAGAATGCGATCCTGGGCCTCAGCATGCGCTATGCTCGCACACGACCTGGCGAAATCTTTCTCAGCTCTACAG CTGTGCTGATGGCGGAGTTTGCCAAGCTCATCACCTGCCTGGTGCTGGTATTCAACGAGGAGGGCAAGGATGCGCAGCGCTTTATACGCTCACTGCACAGGACCATCATTGCCAATCCGATGGATACGCTTAAGGTGTGCGTACCCTCGCTAGTCTACATTGTGCAGAACAATCTGCTGTATGTGTCTGCTTCGCATCTGGACGCGGCCACTTATCAGGTCACCTACCAACTCAAGATACTGACCACCGCAATGTTTGCGGTTGTTATCTTGCGCCGCAAACTGCTGACGACACAGTGGGGCGCACTCGTACTGCTTGTAATGGGCATTGTGATGGTGCAACTGGCCCAAACGGATGGTGGTGACAAGTCTGAGAGCTCTgatgtagcagcagcagcagcagccacagcgggAGAGGCAACCGATGCAACGTTGCCAGTGCAAAATCGCATGCTTGGACTGTGGGCCGCATTGGGTGCCTGCTTTCTATCCGGCTTTGCGGGCATCTACTTCGAGAAGATACTGAAGGGCGCCGAGATCTCTGTGTGGATGCGCAACGTGCAGCTGAGCCTGCTCAGCATACCCTTTGGGCTGCTCACATGCTTCGTTAACGACGGCAgtcatatttataataatggATTTTTCTATGGCTACGATGGATTCGTCTGCTATTTGGTACTGCTGCAGGCAGGCGGCGGACTCATTGTCGCTGTGGTCGTCAAGTACGCGGACAATATACTTAAAGGCTTTGCCACCTCACTGGCCATCATTATCTCTTGCATTGCAtccatttatatatttaatttcaatctGACACTGCAGTTCAGCGCAGGCGCCGCGCTGGTCATCGCTTCCATATTTATGTACGGCTACGATCCGGGACGGGCTGCCAATGTGAAATCTCATGCGACAACTTCAGCTGATGAGGAGAAGCTACTGCCGCGCGTGTAA